The Emcibacter nanhaiensis genome window below encodes:
- a CDS encoding CopG family ribbon-helix-helix protein encodes MSDQVQDKLARLGVSLPSKLLDELDTMISERGLTNRSQVIAELVRQAVTKHAAVEPGAVLAGTITMIYQNNKGYIRNALAQTQQHFIKETISSQHVFLEEDHSLEVLLVQGTIERLNDLCDQMRAIRGVHQINLVTTRTLLPPLHAHGDEPGEILSKKKGVK; translated from the coding sequence ATGAGCGATCAGGTACAAGACAAGCTGGCCCGGCTGGGGGTCAGTCTGCCGTCCAAACTTCTTGATGAACTTGATACGATGATTTCAGAACGGGGGCTGACCAATCGCTCCCAGGTGATTGCGGAACTGGTGCGCCAGGCGGTGACGAAACATGCGGCTGTGGAGCCCGGCGCGGTGTTGGCGGGAACGATCACCATGATCTACCAGAATAACAAGGGGTATATCCGTAACGCCCTTGCCCAGACACAGCAGCATTTTATCAAGGAAACCATCTCCTCTCAGCATGTCTTTCTGGAGGAAGACCATTCTCTTGAAGTGCTTTTGGTGCAGGGCACCATTGAAAGGCTCAATGACCTGTGTGACCAGATGCGGGCCATTCGCGGTGTGCATCAGATCAACCTGGTGACCACACGTACCCTGCTGCCGCCCCTTCATGCCCATGGAGATGAGCCCGGGGAAATCCTGTCTAAAAAGAAAGGGGTAAAATAA
- the uca gene encoding urea carboxylase gives MGARVFSKVLIANRGVIACRIIRTLKKMGIQSVVVYTEADATSAHVRYADEAIYIGGPEASNAYLDGDKIIASAKASGAEAIHPGYGFLSENAGFAEACGEAGIEFIGPTPETIRLFGRKHTAREIAQSAGAPLMPGSGLLENADHACWEAQELGYPVMLKATAGGGGIGMRVCEDCEALLSAFDTVQRQGQGSFGDGGVFLERYVRHARHVEVQIFGDGAGNVVVLGDRDCSLQRRNQKVIEETPAPNLPDNIRKLLWQSAADIAVAARYRSAGTVEFLYDVDRQAAYFLEVNTRLQVEHAVTEEVTGVDLVDWMVRGAAGDFSFLETRVSARGASIQARIYAEDPSNDYMPSAGLVTDLTGPKTARFETFLEPGVKVSAHYDPMLGKIVASGPDRATALKALEKALSETKICGLTTNIEWLKEVISLAEVTQGRATTRTLETVSFRPQAMRILSGGPSTTVQDSAGRLGYWHVGVPPSGAMDALALRLANNLLGNSEDAAGLEFTAMGPAIRFECSSWICLGGADFAAELNGKPVRTYQIRKVNTGDELTCGRVTGAGFRGYLAVAGGIDVPDFMGSRATFTLGEFGGHAGRALAAGDLLPINACEALKSAHQRLLAELPALETDWTIRVTLGPHSSPDFFTDDDVEMLLAANWKVHFNSSRTGVRLIGPKPDWARKDGGEAGLHPSNIHDNAYAIGAVDFTGDMPILLGPDGPSLGGFVCPFVTISADLWKLGQLAPGDSVIFQLVDDASARSALRRQEKYISTGRETDWSSVTTFPEDQDAILYRLEETDKRPTVTYRRQGDANLLVEYGPIVLDLELRARIHALMMALEGQVSELIDVTPGVRSLQIHFDPRLVDRESLIEKLVALEETLGDLSDFEARSRVVHLPLSWEDPHVQQTIDKYIRSVRDDAPWCPDNIEFIRRVNGLESREDVFRTVFDADYLVIGLGDVYLGAPLATPMDPRHRLVTTKYNPARTWTPPNVVGIGGAYLCIYGMEGPGGYQLFGRTVQVWNARGATGSFEEGCPWLLRFFDRIKFYEVSAEELAEWRREFPLGRRNVKIEEGLFRMQDYRAFLEREGDSIEDFRRRREAAFTEERDAWEAAGEFSKVAEMEKALEAESAPVAIELPENALAIETPLSGVIWKIHVEEGVVVKKGEVVASVEAMKMEQAIFSPCDGKVCGVYALEGSEVTLGSTILAVLEE, from the coding sequence ATGGGGGCGCGTGTGTTTTCCAAAGTATTGATTGCCAACCGTGGTGTTATCGCCTGCCGCATTATCCGGACCCTGAAGAAGATGGGGATTCAGTCTGTTGTCGTCTATACCGAAGCTGACGCAACTTCCGCCCATGTTCGCTATGCCGATGAAGCGATCTATATTGGCGGACCGGAGGCCTCAAACGCCTATCTGGACGGGGACAAAATTATCGCGTCCGCAAAGGCCAGCGGGGCCGAGGCAATTCATCCGGGTTATGGTTTTCTGAGCGAGAATGCTGGATTTGCAGAGGCATGCGGCGAGGCGGGGATAGAATTTATCGGTCCCACGCCGGAGACCATCCGGCTTTTCGGCAGAAAACATACCGCGCGTGAAATTGCCCAGTCGGCGGGGGCGCCTCTGATGCCCGGCAGCGGACTGCTGGAGAATGCAGACCATGCCTGCTGGGAGGCGCAGGAACTGGGATATCCGGTCATGTTAAAGGCAACGGCGGGCGGCGGTGGAATTGGGATGCGGGTGTGTGAGGATTGCGAGGCCTTGCTCAGTGCTTTCGATACTGTCCAGCGCCAGGGCCAGGGGTCATTTGGCGATGGCGGCGTATTCCTGGAACGATATGTACGACACGCCCGTCATGTGGAAGTCCAGATTTTTGGAGATGGTGCCGGAAATGTGGTCGTTCTCGGCGACAGGGACTGTTCGCTGCAACGGAGGAACCAGAAGGTTATTGAGGAAACGCCAGCGCCTAATTTGCCGGACAATATCCGTAAACTTCTCTGGCAGAGTGCTGCGGATATTGCGGTTGCAGCTCGTTACCGGTCGGCGGGAACGGTCGAATTCCTTTATGACGTCGACAGGCAGGCCGCCTATTTTCTCGAGGTCAACACCCGTCTTCAGGTAGAGCATGCGGTAACCGAGGAGGTGACCGGCGTGGATCTGGTTGACTGGATGGTGCGGGGGGCTGCGGGTGATTTCAGCTTCCTGGAAACGCGGGTTTCTGCCAGGGGAGCCTCTATCCAGGCCCGGATCTATGCCGAAGATCCCAGCAACGACTATATGCCGAGTGCCGGACTTGTGACCGACCTCACTGGTCCGAAGACCGCTCGCTTTGAAACTTTTCTGGAACCCGGCGTCAAGGTCAGCGCACATTATGATCCCATGCTTGGGAAAATTGTTGCTTCAGGTCCCGATCGGGCGACAGCGCTCAAGGCGCTGGAAAAGGCGTTGAGCGAAACAAAAATCTGCGGTCTGACAACTAACATTGAGTGGCTGAAGGAAGTGATTTCCCTGGCCGAAGTTACACAAGGCAGAGCGACGACCCGAACTCTTGAAACAGTATCCTTCAGACCCCAGGCGATGCGCATTCTTTCCGGTGGGCCGTCAACAACGGTCCAGGATTCTGCCGGACGGCTGGGATACTGGCATGTCGGGGTGCCGCCTTCCGGTGCAATGGATGCGCTCGCCCTTCGGCTGGCCAACAATCTGTTGGGAAACAGCGAAGACGCGGCAGGTCTGGAATTTACCGCCATGGGACCGGCCATCAGGTTTGAATGTTCCAGCTGGATCTGCCTCGGGGGAGCGGATTTCGCAGCCGAACTGAATGGTAAGCCGGTCAGGACTTATCAGATCAGAAAGGTCAATACGGGCGATGAACTTACCTGCGGTCGCGTAACCGGCGCCGGCTTCAGGGGATATCTGGCCGTGGCAGGGGGAATTGATGTGCCTGACTTCATGGGAAGCCGGGCAACCTTTACCCTCGGCGAGTTTGGCGGCCACGCCGGACGGGCTCTTGCTGCTGGTGACCTGCTGCCCATCAACGCCTGCGAGGCGCTGAAAAGCGCGCATCAGCGTCTTCTGGCGGAATTGCCCGCACTGGAAACTGACTGGACCATCCGTGTTACTTTAGGCCCGCATTCAAGCCCTGATTTTTTCACAGATGATGATGTGGAAATGCTCCTTGCGGCAAACTGGAAAGTACATTTCAATTCCAGCAGAACCGGGGTGCGCCTGATTGGGCCCAAACCGGACTGGGCGCGCAAGGATGGCGGGGAAGCCGGGCTTCATCCGTCAAATATTCATGACAACGCCTACGCCATCGGGGCAGTGGATTTTACCGGGGACATGCCAATCCTACTGGGGCCGGACGGACCTTCACTTGGCGGATTTGTCTGTCCATTCGTCACGATAAGCGCCGACCTGTGGAAACTGGGGCAACTGGCGCCCGGGGACAGCGTAATATTCCAGCTGGTTGACGACGCCTCTGCGCGGTCGGCGTTGAGGAGACAGGAAAAATATATTTCCACCGGCAGGGAAACGGACTGGTCTTCTGTGACAACTTTCCCCGAAGATCAGGATGCTATTCTGTATCGGCTGGAGGAAACCGATAAACGTCCAACTGTGACCTATCGCAGACAGGGCGATGCAAACCTGCTGGTTGAATACGGGCCAATTGTGCTTGATCTGGAGCTCAGGGCAAGAATACACGCCTTGATGATGGCGCTGGAAGGACAGGTGAGCGAGCTTATAGATGTAACTCCCGGGGTGCGCTCTCTCCAAATTCATTTCGATCCGCGGTTGGTCGATCGTGAGAGTCTGATTGAGAAACTCGTGGCTCTTGAGGAAACGCTGGGCGACCTGTCGGATTTTGAGGCCAGGTCACGGGTGGTGCATTTGCCGCTGTCCTGGGAAGATCCGCACGTCCAGCAGACCATCGATAAATATATACGCTCGGTCAGGGATGACGCCCCCTGGTGTCCGGATAATATCGAATTTATCCGTCGGGTGAACGGCCTGGAAAGCCGGGAAGATGTTTTCAGGACGGTTTTTGACGCGGATTATCTGGTCATCGGTCTGGGAGATGTTTATCTGGGTGCGCCTCTGGCAACCCCCATGGACCCCCGTCATCGACTGGTGACCACCAAGTATAATCCTGCGCGGACCTGGACACCTCCGAATGTGGTCGGGATCGGCGGGGCCTATCTCTGCATCTACGGCATGGAAGGGCCGGGCGGCTATCAGTTGTTTGGCCGGACAGTGCAGGTCTGGAATGCCCGGGGTGCAACGGGATCGTTTGAAGAGGGCTGTCCCTGGCTGCTCCGCTTCTTCGACCGGATCAAATTTTATGAAGTCAGTGCAGAGGAACTGGCGGAATGGCGGCGGGAGTTCCCGCTGGGACGCCGAAATGTGAAAATCGAGGAAGGTCTTTTCCGGATGCAGGATTACCGCGCCTTTCTTGAGAGAGAAGGGGACAGCATTGAGGACTTCAGGCGCAGAAGGGAAGCGGCCTTCACAGAGGAACGGGACGCCTGGGAGGCTGCGGGTGAATTTTCCAAGGTTGCTGAAATGGAAAAGGCTCTTGAGGCAGAATCCGCGCCTGTCGCCATTGAACTACCTGAAAATGCCCTGGCCATTGAAACGCCTCTCAGCGGTGTAATCTGGAAAATCCATGTGGAAGAGGGAGTAGTGGTGAAAAAGGGCGAAGTTGTCGCCTCGGTCGAAGCGATGAAGATGGAACAGGCCATTTTCAGTCCCTGTGACGGCAAGGTTTGTGGCGTTTATGCGCTAGAAGGCAGTGAAGTCACCCTTGGATCAACAATCCTGGCAGTACTGGAGGAGTAA
- the atzF gene encoding allophanate hydrolase, with translation MTVFSVNDIAEAVRAGRTTAVDMAKDVLDRCRKYDAVQRQVWILRLDEESLKDQAARIDQRLKSGEELPLAGVPFAVKDNIDVAGLETTAGCPAFAYTPEVSAPVVARLQEAGALLVGKANLDQFATGLVGVRSPYGAVQNAFNRDYVSGGSSSGSAVAVAAGLVAFALGTDTAGSGRVPAAFNHLVGLKPTKGRWSTRGVVPACRTLDCVSVFTNDVRDAGLVDGCLDWFDEKDPFSRPSAACPDAGTAFRFGVPEAQQLLWFGDEASRAAYEKSVEQLEKLGGKKVSVDISPLSDCAAMLYRGPWVAERTAAIGDLLENNPGAIHPAVRGAMRDGQGVSGVDTFKAQYRLKEFERIAGRMWEDIDVLLLPTTPTIYRISELLAEPEALNANLGYYTNFVNLLDMSAIALPCGARANGTGIGVSLIGPAHSDRALLKLAARFVPGGSELTRPPLDLETPEESAVKLAVCGAHLHGMSLNWQLSSRGAKLVSKTRTAPAYKMYAMEGTPPKPALIHAAGQGVAIEVEVYELSPGDFGSFVNEVPAPLAIGSVSLENGEIVKGFVAEPRACDGATDISQFGGWRGYMTAREG, from the coding sequence ATGACAGTATTTTCGGTAAACGATATTGCAGAGGCAGTGCGCGCGGGGCGGACAACTGCTGTCGACATGGCTAAGGATGTTCTTGATCGCTGCCGAAAATATGACGCTGTGCAAAGGCAGGTCTGGATCCTTCGGCTGGATGAGGAAAGCCTTAAAGACCAGGCGGCACGGATTGATCAACGTCTAAAATCCGGTGAGGAGCTGCCCCTGGCGGGGGTGCCTTTTGCGGTAAAGGATAACATCGACGTGGCCGGTCTGGAAACAACGGCCGGCTGTCCGGCCTTTGCCTATACGCCGGAGGTTTCCGCCCCGGTGGTAGCGCGATTGCAGGAGGCCGGTGCGCTGCTGGTCGGCAAAGCCAACCTGGATCAATTCGCCACCGGCCTGGTGGGGGTACGGTCCCCCTACGGCGCGGTTCAGAATGCCTTTAACCGGGACTATGTCAGCGGCGGGTCCAGCTCGGGCTCGGCCGTTGCCGTGGCCGCAGGTCTGGTTGCCTTTGCGCTCGGAACCGATACGGCGGGGTCCGGCCGCGTGCCGGCTGCCTTCAATCACCTGGTCGGGCTCAAGCCGACCAAGGGGCGCTGGAGTACGCGCGGCGTGGTTCCGGCCTGTCGCACGCTGGATTGCGTCAGTGTCTTCACCAATGATGTCCGTGATGCGGGCCTTGTGGATGGCTGTCTGGACTGGTTTGATGAAAAAGACCCTTTTTCCAGACCCTCTGCTGCCTGCCCGGATGCAGGCACAGCTTTCCGTTTTGGCGTGCCGGAGGCGCAACAACTTCTGTGGTTCGGTGACGAGGCCTCTCGCGCGGCCTACGAAAAGTCTGTCGAACAGTTGGAAAAACTGGGGGGTAAAAAAGTGAGCGTCGATATCTCTCCGCTCAGTGACTGTGCCGCCATGCTGTATCGCGGACCCTGGGTGGCTGAACGGACAGCAGCGATAGGGGATCTGCTGGAAAACAATCCCGGCGCCATTCATCCCGCGGTAAGGGGTGCCATGCGGGACGGGCAGGGCGTCAGCGGGGTGGACACCTTCAAGGCCCAATACCGCCTGAAGGAGTTCGAGCGAATTGCCGGCAGGATGTGGGAGGACATTGATGTGCTGCTCCTCCCTACAACACCGACCATATATCGCATTTCGGAACTTCTTGCGGAGCCGGAAGCCCTGAACGCCAATCTTGGGTATTATACGAATTTCGTGAACCTGCTGGATATGTCGGCCATTGCGCTGCCCTGCGGGGCGCGCGCGAACGGGACGGGGATCGGGGTTTCCCTGATTGGTCCGGCTCATTCGGACCGGGCGCTTTTGAAGCTTGCCGCCCGCTTTGTGCCAGGGGGCAGCGAACTGACGCGGCCGCCGCTTGACCTGGAAACGCCGGAGGAGTCAGCTGTCAAGTTGGCTGTCTGTGGGGCGCACCTCCATGGAATGTCCCTCAATTGGCAGCTGTCCTCCCGCGGGGCGAAACTGGTTTCAAAAACCCGCACCGCGCCTGCCTACAAAATGTATGCGATGGAGGGGACACCGCCGAAACCGGCCCTGATCCACGCTGCCGGGCAGGGTGTTGCAATCGAGGTCGAGGTGTATGAATTGTCCCCCGGTGATTTTGGAAGCTTTGTGAACGAAGTGCCGGCTCCTCTGGCGATCGGCAGTGTCTCACTGGAAAATGGGGAGATTGTCAAAGGCTTCGTCGCGGAACCGCGTGCCTGTGACGGGGCGACCGACATCAGTCAGTTCGGTGGCTGGCGGGGTTATATGACGGCACGGGAGGGGTGA
- a CDS encoding urea amidolyase associated protein UAAP1 encodes MSESQTADPALARVHARQQAGTKVEAMRTIPSSAAVNLPEGVSPEEVIWDEVIASGGYAIHSLTRGDRLQIIDLHGDGCISLNMFNAQHPAERLNAADSIKVQWKAYLGTGDLILSGLGRVLASIMRDDDCGIDPFCGASSRYTVLDRYGDNSIDHPNARDRFLTAAAKCGLSRKDVHPCLNIFKPVQISESGETQVDTGPFAPGRVLELRAEMNLLVFLANCPHVLDVRPEYSVSPVRALAWKGEETRFDDPVRNATPEGLRAFENVEDYFRNGEQRREGR; translated from the coding sequence ATGAGCGAGTCACAAACAGCAGATCCGGCGCTTGCCAGGGTACATGCCCGACAGCAGGCGGGAACGAAGGTTGAAGCAATGAGGACCATTCCTTCTTCCGCAGCGGTAAACCTGCCTGAGGGAGTATCGCCTGAGGAGGTCATCTGGGACGAGGTGATTGCATCCGGCGGGTATGCCATCCACAGCCTGACCCGTGGCGATCGGTTGCAGATTATCGATCTTCATGGTGACGGCTGTATCTCCCTGAACATGTTCAACGCCCAGCATCCTGCCGAACGGCTGAATGCAGCAGATAGTATCAAGGTTCAGTGGAAGGCCTATCTGGGGACGGGGGACTTGATCCTGTCCGGGCTGGGGCGCGTCCTGGCCAGCATTATGCGGGATGACGATTGCGGCATTGATCCCTTTTGCGGGGCGTCCAGCCGGTATACCGTTCTGGATCGCTACGGCGATAACAGCATTGATCACCCCAATGCCCGTGACCGTTTCCTGACCGCAGCGGCAAAATGCGGGCTTTCCCGCAAGGATGTGCATCCCTGTTTGAATATTTTCAAGCCTGTGCAGATCTCAGAGTCTGGCGAGACGCAGGTCGATACCGGACCCTTTGCGCCCGGACGGGTGCTGGAACTTCGGGCAGAAATGAACCTTTTGGTTTTCCTGGCCAACTGTCCGCATGTCCTGGATGTGCGTCCGGAGTATAGCGTGTCGCCGGTAAGGGCGCTGGCTTGGAAGGGGGAAGAGACCCGCTTTGATGATCCGGTCCGGAATGCCACCCCTGAAGGGCTTCGAGCCTTTGAAAATGTGGAGGACTATTTCCGCAACGGCGAGCAGAGGAGAGAAGGAAGATGA
- a CDS encoding urea amidolyase associated protein UAAP2 produces MTDKTFEGLPGKIICDEIVAAKAPWTQALMKGQTLRIVDLEGNQAVDFLAYNLADDSERYSAQDTIAAQRNVYLTTGSVLRSNEGAPMMTITGGSVERHDTIGGACSCESNTLRYGHHTRAQHACVENFLIGNSPFGGDSRDLVPNVNWFMNVPVEADGMLGIVDGISAPGLYVDIRAEMDIRIVVSNCPQINNPCNGFNPTPVRMIIAD; encoded by the coding sequence ATGACCGATAAAACATTCGAGGGACTGCCGGGGAAAATCATTTGCGATGAAATCGTGGCGGCAAAGGCGCCTTGGACTCAGGCCCTGATGAAAGGTCAGACATTACGTATTGTTGATCTGGAAGGAAACCAGGCTGTTGATTTTCTGGCCTATAATCTGGCGGATGACAGCGAGCGATACAGTGCACAGGATACTATCGCCGCACAGCGGAATGTTTACCTGACTACCGGCTCCGTTCTGCGTTCCAATGAGGGAGCGCCAATGATGACAATCACCGGCGGATCGGTAGAGCGGCATGACACCATCGGCGGGGCTTGTTCCTGTGAATCAAATACTCTTCGATACGGTCATCATACCCGGGCGCAACATGCCTGCGTGGAAAACTTCCTGATCGGGAATTCTCCCTTTGGCGGTGACAGCCGCGATCTGGTGCCCAATGTCAACTGGTTCATGAATGTGCCTGTTGAGGCAGACGGCATGCTGGGAATTGTGGATGGTATTTCCGCCCCGGGTCTTTACGTGGACATTCGGGCCGAAATGGATATCAGGATTGTGGTGTCAAACTGTCCACAGATCAACAATCCCTGTAACGGCTTTAACCCGACGCCGGTACGCATGATTATTGCCGACTAG
- a CDS encoding LuxR C-terminal-related transcriptional regulator, with protein MKEVDQVIIRTKLTPPVSQKRKLVRRHRLSPLLSTSDIPRLIIVTAPAGYGKTSLMYQWFSACRERDTRVGWLSADSQDNNAPRFLRHLIACLKNNEEKFGDGAMRYLDAARHPDIKHPAGQLINELAEDDRDAFLFIDDYHLIENREVDGFLDYLLKLAPPNLHLIISSRLVPDLSLPELRLSGELLELDARNLQFDKSETFSFLDLINSRKLSSSEVELLHERSEGWVAGLQLAAAALANNDGKEELGVAFNGTLRDIADYLAKAVLQNQNDDVRDFLLRTSLLERFNADLCTFVTGNADSQNIIEWLEQSHLFVVPLDENRTWYRYHHLFQDFLQATLKRGLPSEIVALYRRAASWFMEHGLGAEAVDYALLTGDIQQAAAMAERHAASQILAGYLPETARWLLQLPDVLKQKNPMLLSQVTLCLWHIFQQEEASQLLSHFEHHLDSFGGALEDHRLKELRNEVRLHRGGIAVCASHAPENVLDFLDQVDFSLLSGFMKAVYYNIRGIALGENNRFSEALECFRKAARIHRTTGSPLGVACSYYLEALMHLECGNLNNIQDMLHQIKKETVFNSQAANYINPSMLESIEGILHYERGDSGKARELLEANLELTKEVGHLKMVSLARTTYARILNRQGDLPGAHKELEQLAEILRRNEPGSYRAIILADYERIKLALLNNNPAQAQYIADKYDLALDGPPPELANHWDRLSCLKALAWCRAQLVRNAPEKAHDLLRRISLFAREVGRTWRYLEARLLEAVALDMLGRDFEAADILKPILQIASTDKMVNVIRDEGSRVADLIRKLQEQNELIGIDPAFLARILADTSPGPQAVPDGEDSLEAALRPSDFSEKERIILEQVALGKSNAMIAKRLDLTAHAIKWHLGNIFNKLQVRNRAAAVSAAKAIRLI; from the coding sequence ATGAAAGAAGTTGACCAAGTAATTATTCGCACAAAACTGACCCCGCCGGTTAGCCAGAAAAGAAAACTGGTGCGACGCCACAGGCTTTCTCCTCTTCTCTCCACCAGTGACATACCCCGGCTCATCATCGTCACGGCCCCTGCGGGATATGGCAAAACCTCCCTCATGTACCAGTGGTTTAGCGCCTGTCGCGAACGCGATACCCGGGTCGGCTGGCTGTCGGCAGATTCCCAGGACAACAATGCTCCTCGTTTTCTGAGGCATTTGATAGCCTGCCTGAAAAACAACGAGGAAAAATTTGGCGACGGCGCCATGCGATATCTTGATGCCGCCCGGCATCCGGATATCAAGCATCCTGCCGGGCAACTGATCAATGAACTTGCCGAGGATGACCGTGATGCTTTCCTCTTTATCGACGACTATCACCTGATCGAAAACCGGGAAGTGGACGGGTTCCTGGACTACCTGCTGAAACTGGCGCCCCCCAACCTGCATCTCATCATATCAAGCCGGCTTGTCCCGGACCTGTCCCTGCCTGAACTCCGGCTCAGCGGGGAACTTCTCGAACTGGATGCCCGGAACCTGCAGTTTGACAAGTCGGAGACTTTCAGCTTTCTCGACCTGATCAATTCCCGGAAACTATCTTCCTCGGAGGTTGAGCTTTTACATGAACGATCCGAGGGCTGGGTTGCCGGCCTGCAGCTTGCAGCCGCCGCGCTAGCCAATAATGACGGCAAGGAGGAACTGGGCGTTGCCTTTAACGGCACCCTCCGGGACATTGCTGACTATCTGGCAAAGGCAGTCCTGCAAAACCAGAATGATGACGTTCGCGACTTCCTGCTCCGCACATCGCTGCTCGAAAGATTCAATGCGGACCTCTGCACATTTGTTACCGGTAATGCGGACAGCCAGAATATCATAGAATGGCTGGAGCAAAGCCACCTGTTCGTTGTGCCGCTGGATGAAAACAGGACTTGGTACCGCTATCATCATTTGTTCCAGGACTTCCTTCAGGCGACACTGAAACGCGGCCTGCCGTCGGAAATCGTCGCCCTCTACCGACGGGCGGCAAGCTGGTTCATGGAACATGGGCTGGGCGCCGAAGCGGTAGACTATGCCCTGCTCACCGGAGATATACAGCAAGCCGCTGCCATGGCGGAACGACATGCCGCATCACAGATTCTGGCCGGCTACCTGCCTGAAACAGCACGCTGGCTTCTGCAGCTTCCTGACGTCCTCAAACAGAAAAACCCCATGCTCCTCAGCCAGGTTACCCTGTGCCTGTGGCATATCTTCCAACAGGAAGAAGCCTCCCAGCTCCTCAGCCACTTCGAACATCATCTCGACAGTTTCGGCGGGGCGCTGGAAGATCACCGCCTGAAAGAGTTGCGGAATGAAGTCCGCCTCCATCGCGGCGGCATCGCCGTCTGCGCAAGCCACGCGCCCGAAAATGTCCTGGATTTCCTGGACCAGGTCGACTTTTCCCTGCTCTCCGGCTTTATGAAGGCCGTATATTACAACATTCGGGGGATCGCCCTCGGGGAAAACAATCGCTTCTCCGAGGCTTTGGAATGTTTCAGGAAAGCCGCCCGTATCCACCGGACTACCGGTTCTCCCCTGGGCGTCGCCTGTTCCTACTATCTGGAAGCCCTGATGCATCTGGAATGCGGAAATCTCAACAACATCCAGGACATGTTGCACCAGATCAAAAAGGAAACCGTGTTCAACAGCCAGGCCGCCAACTATATCAATCCCTCCATGCTGGAGAGCATCGAAGGCATCCTCCATTATGAGCGGGGGGATTCCGGAAAGGCCCGTGAGCTTCTGGAAGCCAATCTGGAACTGACAAAGGAAGTCGGGCACCTGAAAATGGTCAGCTTGGCAAGAACCACCTATGCCCGCATCCTGAACCGTCAGGGGGATCTGCCCGGGGCACATAAGGAACTGGAACAGCTGGCCGAAATCCTTAGGCGCAATGAACCGGGAAGCTACCGGGCAATCATCCTGGCCGACTATGAACGGATCAAGCTTGCCCTCCTCAACAATAACCCCGCCCAGGCGCAATATATTGCGGATAAATACGACCTGGCCCTGGACGGACCGCCACCGGAGCTTGCCAACCACTGGGACCGCCTAAGCTGTCTCAAGGCCCTTGCCTGGTGTCGTGCCCAGTTGGTTCGGAATGCGCCGGAAAAAGCCCATGACCTGTTGCGCAGGATTTCGCTTTTTGCCCGTGAAGTCGGCCGGACCTGGCGCTATCTGGAAGCCCGGCTGCTGGAAGCCGTTGCCCTGGACATGCTGGGACGGGACTTTGAAGCTGCAGACATCCTGAAACCGATCCTGCAGATCGCCAGCACCGATAAAATGGTCAATGTCATTCGCGACGAAGGCTCCCGCGTAGCCGATTTGATCCGCAAGCTGCAGGAGCAAAACGAACTGATCGGGATTGATCCCGCTTTCCTTGCCCGCATCCTTGCAGATACCTCCCCCGGCCCCCAAGCTGTTCCCGACGGTGAAGATAGCCTCGAGGCTGCCCTGCGTCCCAGTGACTTCAGCGAGAAAGAGCGCATAATCCTTGAACAGGTGGCGCTTGGAAAATCCAACGCCATGATCGCCAAACGGCTCGACCTGACCGCTCACGCCATCAAATGGCATTTGGGAAATATCTTCAACAAGCTCCAGGTCCGGAACAGAGCCGCCGCCGTCAGTGCAGCCAAGGCTATTCGCCTGATTTGA